The following are encoded in a window of Corynebacterium argentoratense DSM 44202 genomic DNA:
- the rsmG gene encoding 16S rRNA (guanine(527)-N(7))-methyltransferase RsmG: MKQDVPAAAEEIFGDNLPKAIRYHESLATDGNIRGFMGPREIPKLWDRHILNCAVIGEAMRHGIKVTDIGSGAGLPGIPLAIARPDLDITLIEPLLKRSTYLAEIVDQLELPNVTVVRGRAEDKAIRKQVGLADVVTSRAVAPLGKLAHWSLPLAKVGGRMTAMKGESVAEELDRDAAIIAKAGAGASKIFVVGEALLPQPTTLISIERRR; encoded by the coding sequence GTGAAACAAGACGTCCCAGCAGCAGCTGAAGAAATTTTCGGAGACAACCTCCCCAAGGCAATCCGCTATCACGAGTCCCTCGCCACTGATGGAAACATCCGCGGATTTATGGGGCCTCGTGAGATTCCGAAACTGTGGGATCGTCACATCCTCAATTGCGCCGTGATTGGGGAAGCCATGCGCCACGGCATCAAGGTCACCGACATTGGTTCTGGGGCGGGCCTGCCGGGCATTCCCCTGGCGATTGCCCGCCCAGATCTGGACATCACTCTGATTGAGCCATTGCTCAAGCGCAGCACGTACCTTGCTGAGATTGTCGACCAGTTGGAGCTGCCCAACGTGACGGTTGTGCGTGGCCGCGCAGAGGATAAAGCTATCCGTAAGCAGGTTGGTCTCGCTGACGTCGTGACCTCCCGCGCGGTCGCTCCCCTGGGCAAGCTGGCGCACTGGTCCTTGCCGCTGGCGAAGGTTGGCGGCCGAATGACGGCGATGAAGGGCGAAAGCGTGGCGGAAGAATTGGATCGTGACGCCGCGATTATTGCGAAAGCAGGCGCGGGGGCGTCCAAAATCTTTGTGGTTGGCGAGGCCTTGTTGCCTCAGCCGACGACGTTGATCAGTATTGAGCGCAGGCGTTAA
- the yidC gene encoding membrane protein insertase YidC codes for MLNFIYWPISAILWFWHKVFSLVLDPNWGVTWLLSIVFLTWTIRILLVRPMMNQMRSARKMQEMQPLMTEIKNKYKNDQQRQMVEMRKVQKEMGVNPLAGCLPLFVQMPVFIGLFHVLRSFNRTGTGKFQLGLSIEQNRQTANYIFSPSDVQSFLDARFFGVPLSAYISMPDSMYEAFQPVDFTRTKIIMVAGPLILLTATATHFVAKMSIARNAQRIASGKQRAPQNDMMAQQMQMMNKMMVWFMPGMILFTGAVWHIGLLFYMLSNNIWTFFQQRYVFAKMDREEEEELAAKREAKRASAPKPGQRPQNAKNKKKKK; via the coding sequence GTGCTTAATTTCATCTATTGGCCAATTTCCGCAATCTTGTGGTTCTGGCACAAAGTGTTCTCGCTGGTGCTTGACCCCAACTGGGGTGTGACCTGGCTGCTGTCGATCGTCTTCCTGACGTGGACTATTCGTATTCTGCTGGTTCGTCCGATGATGAACCAGATGCGTTCAGCGCGCAAGATGCAGGAAATGCAGCCGCTGATGACGGAAATCAAGAACAAGTACAAAAACGACCAGCAGCGCCAAATGGTCGAAATGCGCAAGGTGCAAAAGGAAATGGGTGTTAATCCCCTAGCCGGCTGCCTTCCGCTGTTCGTTCAGATGCCAGTGTTCATTGGTTTGTTCCACGTGCTGCGTTCCTTTAACCGAACCGGCACGGGCAAGTTCCAGTTGGGTTTGAGCATCGAGCAAAACCGCCAGACTGCGAATTACATCTTCTCCCCCTCTGATGTGCAGAGCTTCCTGGATGCTCGCTTCTTCGGCGTTCCCCTCTCGGCCTACATCTCTATGCCGGATTCTATGTATGAGGCCTTCCAGCCGGTGGACTTCACCCGCACGAAGATCATCATGGTTGCCGGCCCATTGATTTTGCTGACTGCTACCGCAACGCACTTTGTTGCGAAGATGTCGATTGCCCGCAATGCGCAACGTATCGCCAGCGGCAAGCAGAGGGCGCCGCAGAATGACATGATGGCGCAACAAATGCAGATGATGAACAAGATGATGGTCTGGTTCATGCCGGGCATGATTTTGTTCACCGGTGCTGTGTGGCACATCGGCCTGCTGTTCTACATGCTCTCCAACAACATCTGGACCTTCTTCCAGCAGCGTTACGTCTTCGCGAAGATGGACCGTGAAGAGGAAGAAGAGCTCGCAGCCAAGCGTGAGGCTAAGCGCGCCAGCGCCCCGAAGCCGGGTCAGCGCCCTCAGAACGCTAAGAACAAGAAAAAGAAGAAGTAG
- the yidD gene encoding membrane protein insertion efficiency factor YidD, whose protein sequence is MLSAVLMKAVRGYQKYLSPLKMVSTCRFEPTCSNYALEALESRGAIVGLYLTAVRIVKCGPWHPGGYDPVPQKHL, encoded by the coding sequence ATGTTGTCCGCTGTGCTGATGAAAGCCGTGCGTGGCTACCAAAAGTACCTTTCACCCCTTAAAATGGTCTCCACGTGCCGTTTTGAGCCAACATGCAGCAATTATGCGCTCGAAGCGTTAGAAAGTAGGGGCGCCATCGTGGGCCTTTATTTGACTGCGGTTCGCATTGTGAAGTGCGGGCCGTGGCATCCAGGCGGATACGACCCCGTACCGCAGAAACATCTTTAA